Proteins from a genomic interval of Paraburkholderia sp. FT54:
- a CDS encoding IS30 family transposase: MYKLTGRAAMRSPGAPSHRREIERRFWEQIATGITSEKAAEAVGVSQAVGTRWFRHNVGMPLFMSNPLSGRYLSFAEREEIGLLSFQGVGIREIARRIGRSPSTVSRELTRNAATRSGQLDYRASVAQWKAELVARRPKPSKLVTNPRLHHYVQDRLEGKVRDADGRAIAGPRQAPFKGRNKPHRGDRKWANGWSPEQISKRLQFDFPDDESMRISHEAIYQALYIQSRGALKRELVSCLRTGRALRVPRARAQAKAWAHVSEDVMISSRPAEVQDRAVPGHWEGDLIIGLNRSAIGTLVERSSRFTMLVHLPREKGYGLTPRTKNGPALAGYGAVTMANALKKTVTDMPAQLWRSLTWDRGKELSDHARFTVESGVKVFFADPHSPWQRGTNENTNGLLRQYFPKGTDLSRWSAREIQAVANALNTRPRKTLGWKTPAEALDEYLKSVQQSSVATTG, encoded by the coding sequence ATGTATAAGTTGACAGGGCGAGCAGCGATGCGCTCGCCAGGTGCGCCGTCGCATCGGCGAGAGATCGAGCGGCGATTTTGGGAGCAAATCGCGACAGGCATTACAAGTGAGAAGGCTGCAGAGGCGGTTGGCGTGTCGCAGGCGGTAGGTACTCGCTGGTTTCGTCATAATGTCGGCATGCCACTTTTCATGTCGAACCCCTTATCCGGGAGGTACTTGTCGTTCGCGGAGCGAGAAGAGATAGGGTTACTTTCGTTCCAGGGCGTCGGAATACGCGAGATCGCTCGCCGTATCGGACGCAGCCCGTCAACGGTCTCCCGGGAACTGACACGTAACGCTGCAACTCGCAGCGGCCAGCTTGATTATCGGGCTTCGGTTGCGCAGTGGAAGGCCGAACTGGTTGCCAGAAGACCCAAACCGTCGAAACTGGTGACTAACCCACGGCTGCACCACTACGTGCAAGACCGTTTGGAGGGCAAGGTTCGCGATGCGGATGGCCGTGCGATTGCTGGGCCTCGGCAAGCGCCGTTCAAAGGGAGAAACAAGCCGCATCGCGGTGACCGTAAATGGGCTAATGGCTGGTCACCCGAACAGATTTCCAAACGGCTGCAGTTCGACTTCCCGGATGACGAATCTATGCGCATCTCTCACGAAGCGATTTACCAGGCTCTCTATATCCAGAGCCGAGGTGCCCTCAAGCGCGAACTGGTCAGCTGTCTTCGCACAGGGCGGGCGTTGCGCGTACCGAGAGCCAGGGCACAAGCCAAGGCTTGGGCGCACGTTAGCGAGGATGTGATGATCTCTAGCCGGCCTGCAGAAGTGCAGGATCGTGCCGTGCCAGGGCATTGGGAGGGTGACCTGATCATCGGCCTGAACCGATCTGCTATTGGGACGCTGGTGGAGAGATCAAGCCGTTTCACCATGCTCGTGCACCTGCCTCGGGAGAAAGGCTATGGGTTGACTCCCCGAACGAAGAACGGCCCCGCGCTGGCTGGCTACGGAGCTGTCACGATGGCCAATGCGCTCAAGAAGACCGTGACTGACATGCCTGCCCAGTTGTGGCGGTCATTGACCTGGGATCGTGGCAAGGAACTATCCGATCACGCCCGCTTCACCGTCGAGTCCGGGGTAAAGGTATTCTTCGCCGACCCGCACAGTCCATGGCAACGCGGCACGAACGAGAACACGAACGGCCTTCTGCGACAATACTTTCCAAAGGGCACAGACCTATCCAGGTGGAGCGCTCGAGAGATCCAGGCCGTTGCCAATGCACTGAATACCAGACCCCGGAAAACACTTGGCTGGAAGACACCTGCCGAAGCTCTGGACGAGTATCTAAAATCTGTTCAACAATCTAGTGTTGCGACGACCGGATGA